Genomic segment of Drosophila ananassae strain 14024-0371.13 chromosome 2L, ASM1763931v2, whole genome shotgun sequence:
ATCAGCATGCGATACTTTCTCACACAGAAAAGTGAGTAAAATAACAAGGAGCAGAAGCACGCCAAACGGGAAAACGCATGACTGGATGTTGTGTTTTCCATTTTGCTCTTTTACCTTGCAAGGATAGAGACGAGATTCCTCCTCGCTCTATACCGGGTCTGGTGCAGTATGTGGCTGTATCATCACCTGGAGCAACAGACAATCGAGAAATTCACAAAAAGTTTCAGGTTTTgggtaaaaaataaagtaatttaAAGGTAGATTCTTCACTAGTTCTTTAAGGAATTTTGTGGTTCAATTTCCAAGAAACTTAAGAGTTAGCACTTAAAACGTTCTTGCAACATGCCCCGTGAGAGGCAATCCCCATAAATTGATGGCATTTGAAACCAATGACTCGATGACTAACCAATCAATTTTCTCTCCACTTGCAGCAACTTTTCCGATCCCAGAATCCGGGCCTTGCAGCAGTCGCCACAAATGCAGCGGCCgccgcagcagccgcagcagctgcCACCTCGGCGGCAAGTGCGGCCGCGGCAGTGGGCGCCCCACCAGTACCGGGTGCCCAAAACGGCACACTGCAACAgtcgcagcaacagcagcagcagcaacaacaacagatgcAAATGGCCGCCGCCTCCCAGCAGTTTCTGGCCGCCCAGCAGGCGCAGCAGAACGCGGCCTACGCCGCCCAACAGGCCACGCCCTACGTCATCAATCCGGGCCAGGAGGCCGCTCCGTACATGGGCATGATTGCCGCCGCCCAGATGCCCCAATACTACGGTGTCGCCCCATGGGGCATGTATCCGGGCAATCTGATTCCGCAGCAGGGCACGCAGCCGCGTCGTCCCCTCACCCCCTCGCAGCAGGGGGCTGAGAATCAGCCCTACCAGGTAAGGACCCCCCGAAAGACCACCTATTCTACATATACATACGCCCCGTTATCCTTTGTCCTTTCCGTTCAAAAAAGGTGCCATGTACAATGTATCATACGATGTACATACATAAGTGCACAATGTACATATGACAGGCATTGATTAGCCGGTTGTACAAAAGGCTTTACACTCTCTCGTTAATAAATCTGTTAATTAAAACTGTCAATTAATGATGGTAACTCTGAGAAGGACTAATAAGATACAAGAAGCTCATAGTCTTCCTGCAAGTTTGCAAGTATTAGTTCTCACTTGATACATACTTGCAGGAACCCTATGAGCTTTGctattaaaactaaataaactATAATAACTCTCAGATATAGTCAAGATATAGTCAATATACATTTGATAGAACATCCTTGAGAATAATAGTCCTTTAAGAAAAGTCCGTAAAGCGCCCTTGTTGCCAATTTAAAACCAATTGCTTCTGCAGGACCtcgaaaaaatgtataaaaaaaactagaagCATAGCTGCCAAAAATCTCTGTATATTTATGCTCCGTCTCtgttcttctctttttttgtaCTTCCTCACATCatcaacaacaaacaaacaaaaaacaaaacaaaacaaaacgcTTCCATAaccaacaaccacaacaactgAATCCTAACCCTGTACAAAATGAAATCGCATCGAATGTAAAATACGTGTGCTGCAGGTCATCCCGGCCTTTCTCGATCACACTGGCTCCTTGCTGATGGGAGGACCTCGCACCGGCACGCCCATGCGCCTGGTGAGCCCCGCCCCCGTTTTAGTGCCCCCGGGCGCCGCACGCGCCGGTCCCCCGCCCCCGCAGGCTCCCCAGCTGTACCAGCCGCAGCCCCAGACGGCCCAACAGAATCTCTACTCGCAACAAAACGGCTCCAGTGTCGGAGGTAAGtgtacttttaaatttttgcacAGAACGTTCAGGCTTAaggattaaataaaaaattaaaatatattttcattggCCTTACATTCAATTTCATGTTAACCATTTCGTCAAGTGTTTAATGATACAATATGTAATTAGTGTAAAATGTATCAAATCCTGAATAGCCCCATCACCCCCTGTACAGCCTGTATATCTGTATAGTCATTAATCTCTGTTTATCTAACAAAAGGCTTTGAACATGAAGGATTCGAGTTTACAAACCGAAATTGTAAAGCTCACCAAAGTGCCCCCAAACAATAATCGTAGGACAAGAAGACAGCAGTCTTAGgtgtaataataaattatttagaaCTTATTTCATCatcaaaatatatacaaagcATTTAAAGCTTCCAAAATATCAATTGAAAGCAAATTACAAGGATTCGCCATTACCTACTGCTGAAAGCCATCAAAGGCAACTGTTTTCGTCAGTAAATTTCCCTGTTTTTCCATATATGTCTAATGCACAAAAGAGCCATTGTGGGGAAACCTAAACTAACAACAATCGCATGCAAGCACGCAAAATGTTATTAAAGTCAATGCCTCGCCTCCTGCAACTTCTGGTTGCAACTTCAACTGCAGAAACAATAGTTGCCAAAGCCAGGACGACTGACTGATTCATGCAATGTGAAACGTAACGCGATGAGTTCTAGGGGGAAATTCGAGATATTAAACTAGATCCTAAAAGGAGTTGTAAGGTGGAAGGCCTTTACATTTAAATGGTAGTTAGATTTTGAAGCCGTAATACTCTCCTTTCTCAACAAACTCTAAGCCAAACGTTAATTTATCTAAACTGCTGATTCCAGAAATTGTCTGACGTTTGTGCAggccaaaaaggataataaggACAATAGCTTGCCCTTCCATTCATTAATGTATAGAATTtccaattataattaagagcAAGAGATAAGCATACACACTCATTATCCTTTGCCTTCAACAgctatttttataaaatatataatataaaatatatatgtaaaggGCTCCTTTGTTAAATCGCAGCTTATGGATGATGTTAAAGTTCCCTTAACCACAGACCCGCTCCAGAGTTATAAACATTGGACGCGGACAGCTCCATTAACTCCATTAACAATCAGGCGAAATCAATTATTACGCTTTCCACCTCGCGCTTCCCCATTTTCCGACTGCATGGAAAAGTGCTCATTCCATTAACGCATCTCCGGGATAAGGGAGTTGAAATGAGTTGGTAGCTGGCATTATTATGTCGTTAATTCATTTTGCCTCATATGGCAGTTTAAtgaagttttcttttttccctGCCACCATCGTCCGTGCAACTGCAACTCGGCTGGCCCGGCCCACTGTTGTTCCACATGACGTATGAGTGATTAcgtatttcaatttttatgcTGCATTTTTTACTTTTCCCGCCCAATAATTGAAATCGCTGGAATTTTAAAACGCATGCCACGGATGGGTGGCTGGCTTAAAGAGCAGGTTGAGTCCTTGAGTTAAACAATTCAGTTTCGGAATACaagtgaaaattgaatttcaaaatATCAAAAGCGCTTCTCAGACGCAAGTCAGGCTCCTGACATGCTTTTGCATGGAAAACTGCGATGATGCAGGTGATTAGGCTAAGGGTCTCTAGAGGAGTGTGCCACATCcgccagtggcagtggcaatcATGCTTGCGATTTAGATTGGTTGCACTTAAAGAAATCTGTATAGCCTTTAATATcttatttatcttttattttaagaTCTATATGAGGTTCATTATCATCATTGTGTAGTTTTCTTTGTTTGAAAAGAAAAGTATAAACTAATTCCTTAGAAAAAACTAATCTTGCAGTGTAGAAATTTCACATCTCAATTACAATTAGCACATGGCGCCCACAGTTTTCCTCCTCTGGCACAAATCCCCACTAACAGGCCCTATAGAAGAGGCAACAAACTGCAAGTGCAGCTGGCAGAGGCAGCCTCATCAACAGAGCCCACTCATTATGTTGTGCAATCGATGTGGTACAGTGAATACCACCACATTGCATCCCCATATCTGTGTCTGTCCCTGTGCCTGTCCTCCTGTCCTGTCTGTGCGGGGTGTCTGCTGTGGTTGTGGCTGTGTGCAATGTCAAAAAGGCTTTTTAATGGAGATTATATTGTTTTAAGTGGCCTGACTGAAGaagaacagcagcagcagccaaggCAGACGCTGGTGGGGGTCTGAgatggggctggggctggggctggggcacATCCTGCGAATGAATCCCTTTCTGCGCCAGAGACAAGCTGCAATTACAAACGTTAATGCGCCTTGGCCTGAACTGAAAAGGATGCTCCGGAGGAGGCTACTTGCTTGGTGGATTGGAAACCAAGGCGAGAGACCGATGGGGGGAAAAATCTGCTTGACTTTGCAACCGCCAAACCCATTTTGGCCATTGCCTTGAATACAATGAGGGTagcacagcaacagcagctggATCAGGAGCAGAAGAAGCAGCCGGTACGGAAGCAGGCAGAGGAACATCCTCTTTTGCCTGCTAAATTATTATGTACACCTTTTGCATGTTGGCAACATGTGATTGCATCAGAGGAGAGGTTCACTGGAAAAGTGAAAGCTcctgcaccaccaccaccaccacacccCCAAACCACTCTGCACACAATGCACCACATTGTTCGTTCCTCCTGGCAGGCAGCTGTTTTTTTCCTCACCGCCCACCCAGAATTCCCCTGCAGTCTTTTTTGCAAATGAATTcgtttattttgtaaaatgtCAATTGCTGTGTTGGCTTACAGCTCCCAGGACCCATCCTTCCAAAAAGGATGCAGGTCTGTAGATGAGGATGATCCCAGGCAGCACACGACTGACACTTGCGGTGGTGTCGGTAGGCGTTTGTAGGCGATGGTCGTCGTGTGTTTACTTTACGCTTAATGAAAGTCTCGATGACGTGTaccacacggcgtatgcgcGATACAAATCGCAATAAAGGGCACTGAGTCCACTCCACTGATATCCACTAGAAAAAATCCCAAGAAAACTTTACTATAAATAGTTGCTGTTAATTATTTTGATGTGTAACCAATTTATACTCCAATTAAGTCGCAAATGAACAAAACTAATGAAGACGGACAGGTTCCAAACAATTATCCAATGGCATTTAGTCAACTATGCATTTAAAGTTAACTAAAGTTGTAATTTGTAACTGTCTAAAACAGTcgctaaaatttaattatcaaCTAGAGAGGCAGAGCGAGTTTTTGGCAGTTAACGAAGGACCTGCTGTGGGGGAATCCCAAATGCAATGCTTAGTCTAATGACAGCCGGCGGGAAAGGCAATGAAAGTTTTAAGTCTTGCATTTAAATTGCAActaatttggccaaaaaagacAGAAGAGAAAGTGCCAAAAAGGAAGAGTAgtctaaaatttcaaatacaGGCAACAGACTCCCAAAAAGAGAGATGAGGGTGGCGCGCAGAAAACACAAACAATTTGCATCAATGAAAGTGTTTGGGGGGAGGTTCGCGTACAGACCGTAGACACTGTATTCTGTTTTCTGTACTCTCAgtctgtttattttattttctcgGCCCGGGAAACTCAATGCGTTTTGGTTGCGGACACAGGATGGGTTCGGGTTTCAGTTTGGTGCGTGTAGTTGCACAATTTAAAAGGGAATTATTCATGCAATTTGTGCGGGACGAAATGACGGGGTTCTGAAACAACAATCCCGGTCGGTGGCGGGTTACAACACATTTCGGTTGGCAGGGGGTGATTTGAGGGGCAGTCTCCACATGCCAACCCTGCCGAAACAGATCCAGCAGAAGCTGCTGCCTGCCACGACCCACCAACCCACCGAACGAATGAACGAACGTCTGTCTCAACTCAACTCAGACCCACTTTGGGGAGACACTTTGCCAAATGAAACTGCAGCCATGTGCAGGCACTGAGAAAATAGTCCTAGTGggcttttaaataataatttaacaatACATGACAATACGGCACActgaattaaattttcaaattaagaAGTAAGATAACCAATATTTGGAGGAAGCAATATGACTACTTTTCAAGAATTATTATTTGCAGTGTGGGGCTGCGTGTGTTCGTGCGATGGGTGGCATTAAAAAGACGCCAAGTTTATTGCAGGCGACATTTTGTGGTTTATGCACACGTTCCGCAAACAGAAAGGGACAGAGACAGACACTAGAAAGAGACGCCAGCCAGGACAGAGGACAGAGGACCCGTCCTTAGCTTAATGTAATGATTTTATGAATTATAAATGCACACACGTGCACATTATGCACACGTCTCCCAGGCTTGAAGGGGCGGAGGAGGCCCTCTTCCTGTGGTCTCTCACCTTTACAAAAACAATAGGgcggagaaaaaaaaaagtgaaaacgcATTAAAACTGCGAGTCATTTAAATGTCGAGAGAAAGGTCGACGACGACGGGTGGAGGGCTGCCATGCTAGCTGCATGCTGCGAGGGAAACTATTCTCGGCGCAGGCAACTTTGTAAGCGCTGTTAAGTAGGCTATGAAAAAACAGTTTAAGGAGGCATTACGTGAAATGTAATTAGTGCTAAAGCGCGGCTCTAAAAGCAACGGAAATGCACTTAAACTTTAAGGGAAGCTTAAACGGATagtttgtttttactttaacttTTCTTAAAACTTGTCAAGAAATGAAAACTTCTGGTTCACCTTCGGAGGATTCTTGAACTCTTAGGAGTAGAAACCTGTAATAATTTTCCTTGGCTCCTGCCACTATTGATTTCTTCATTACACCTGGCAACACTGCTCCACTTAGGGTTTCAGCAGCAACATCGTAAATGGTTTACCAACACCATTTCACGTAACTTTCTACAAATTGCTTAATAACTCGGTCAACAAATTGCGCACACTGTGTTGACATTTACAGCAATTTCCCCCTTTCAAGTGGCTGCCACCACCCACTCGGTTACCTGGaacgcagctgcagctgcgaaTGTTGCAACCCTTTCGGCGCAGCTACTGTTACTGTTGTTGCATTAGTTGTTAAATAACTTAATGTGTCCAGGCCGCAATTACGACCGGGCATGGCTATAAATTTGTGCAATTCATTTTCGAGTTGCAACTCAAAATCTGAACGATTGCTGTTGAGAACATGTACTTTTTTGGAAGCCTAGAACTTTCGCTTTTTGCTAAAATCGCACATTTCCGGCTCATTGCTCGCAAGGATGCGCTGTAAATCTCTCACTGTCTTTCGCTCTCCCTCTCTTTCCTGAAGTCCATGTCCTATGAGCTGGGGAGAGAAATCAAATGCCAGTGACAGATTACAACATCAATCAAGTTGGCACCGTCTTTCTCCCCTTTACATACCACCCACTTATTGTTTCCGCTCGCCCACAATACTGACTTCGGACTGGTATCCTTTTACATatcctggctggctggcagccTCATGTGTGTGCGCGCCATTAATGCTGTACATTATGGCTTAGAGAGATAGATGTGGCCGAGGGAATAGTAGAGAGACGAAAGGATAAAGCACACAGCTCCCAATGCCAAATGGCCGAGTGACTAAAACTAAGCCAGCAGCTGCGCCTTAAAGCGGGCAATTAAGTTTTACAGACTCATCAAAGACACTACTCCTTCCGCCGCCTCTCCGATTAATTACACAATTGTGACCAGCGAGGAGTAATGTTTCCGAGCTGCGTCCGGATTTTATATCTCGGCCAGCATCAAATTGTCGCCCCTCACAGGACTATAAACTGAATTGAAAGTGAGGAGCGGGCTTTACGGGCTTTCGATTTTCCATTTGCAGATTGATTGTTCTTGCCAGGATTGAGCCATTCCTTAAATACAACTACGGGCTTTAGTTTATAGATACACTAAACAGTTTAAGGATAAATCTTACTCTAcaaagaaaacattttttccatatttataataagtttttataaaatactagtatgtaaataatatattaactaataaataaaatataaattaatattaattttcatATTATCCTTTGCAGGACTGACCCTGAACACAAACTCGCTGACAGGTCGCCGCGACTCCTTCGACCGCAGCACCTCGGCCTTCAGCCCATCCGCCATGGACTACACCAGCAGCGGGGTGGCAGCCGCCAGTGCCGTCAACAGCACCGTGGCCcaagcagcagccgcagccgcagcagctgcagcCGCCGCCGCACGTGGCAAGTGGCCGGGAGCAGCGAGCAGTGCCTACGGAGCACTTGGAGCAGCTACGGCCAATACCTCGGCCAGTCCCCTGGGCGCCCCACTGACTCCTCCGCCATCGGCACAGTCCTGCCTTTTGGGCAGTCGAGCTCCGGGCGCCGAGTCCCGTCaacggcaacagcagcaacaacaacagcagcaactcgCCGCCGTAGGTCTGccggcaacagcagcagctgcccAGGCAGCCGTGGCCGCCGCCGCCAATAATATGTTCGGCTCGAATAGCTCACTATTTTCGAATCACCTGGCCATCCCGGGAACTGCAGCAGTGgctgcagcagcggcagcagcagccgccgcGAATTCGCGTCAAGTGGCCGccacagcggcagcagcagcagcggtgGCAGCTGCCGGAGGTGTGGGCGGGGCCCCCCCGGCCGGCAGATCCCGACTCCTCGAGGATTTCCGCAACCAGCGCTACCCAAATCTTCAGCTGCGCGATCTCGTTAACCATATTGTGGAATTCTCGCAGGATCAGCACGGCTCACGTTTCATCCAACAGAAGTTGGAGCGAGCCACGGCTGCCGAGAAGCAGATGGTCTTCAGCGAAATCCTCGGAGCTGCTTACAGTCTGATGACCGACGTGTTCGGCAACTATGTGATCCAGAAGTTCTTTGAATTCGGAACCCCCGAGCAGAAGAACACACTGGGCATGCAGGTCAAGGGTCATGTGCTTCAGCTGGCACTTCAGATGTACGGCTGCCGGGTGATCCAGAAGGCCCTGGAGAGCATCTCGCcggagcagcaacaggagaTCGTGCATGAGCTGGATGGGCATGTGCTGAAGTGCGTCAAGGATCAGAATGGCAACCATGTGGTGCAAAAGTGCATTGAATGCGTGGATCCGGTGGCCCTGCAGTTCATCATCAATGCTTTCAAGGGACAGGTGTACTCGCTGAGCACCCATCCTTATGGATGCCGGGTTATCCAGCGCATCCTGGAGCACTGCACCGCCGAGCAGACCACACCCATACTGGATGAGCTACACGAGCACACCGAGCAGTTGATCCAGGACCAATACGGAAACTATGTAATTCAGCATGTGCTGGGTGAGTTATACTAACATTTAAACAGGATTCCTGTAAACTAAGATCAATATTTTGCTATTACAGAACACGGAAAGCAGGAGGACAAGTCTATTCTGATCAACAGTGTACGCGGCAAGGTCCTGGTGCTGTCCCAGCACAAGTTCGCCTCCAATGTGGTGGAGAAGTGCGTGACCCACGCCACTCGCGGAGAGCGTACAGGACTCATCGACGAGGTTTGCACCTTCAACGACAAGTAAGTTCTAATAAGTTTGAGTATTCTATCAGAAAAACTAATCGCCTTCTCCTAATCCTCTATAGCGCCTTGCACGTAATGATGAAGGACCAGTATGCCAACTATGTGGTCCAGAAAATGATCGATGTATCGGAGCCTACACAGCTGAAGAAGCTGATGACCAAGATCCGGCCCCACATGGCCGCCTTGCGCAAGTACACCTACGGCAAGCACATTAACGCCAAACTGGAGAAGTACTACATGAAGATCACCAATCCCATTGCGGTGGGCGGCGCCGCAGGAGGATCCGCCGCCGGAGCGGGAGGAGCTGCAGCGGCAGTGCCACCATCCTCGTCAGCAGTAGCAGTCAGCAGTGCTGGCGCTCTTGTGGCAACAGCGATCGCCTCCACCAGTGGCTCCAACAGCAATACCAGCATCAgctgcaccaccaccaacacaACCACAAGCAGCACCACCAACAGCTTGGGCTCACCCTCCATCTGCTCGGTGCAGGAGAACGGAAACGGCATGATTGTGGAGCCCTCCTCCCCATCCGCCTCGGAGTCCTCATCCTCGGTGGTTTCGGCAGCGGTGAACAGTGGCTTGGGTCCCATCGGGCCGCCCACCACCGCCAATGGGGTGCTGTAAGAATATCAAAgagaaattattaattaaatttagcCATCGGAAAGAATACTTCTCGAATCGCAAACTAGTTTTCAGAAGCTGGAAAGCTGAagcataaacaaaacaaaaaatacacgTAATTGTAAACTAATTTATTGAAGAAGCAGCGATTACCGAAGCTGCTGACAAGAACTCTGCCAAGctaaagaaacaaaataatacTTGATCACACTCACCCATGAATGGAGATTTCAAGAAATTTGTACAATGCGCTCGCATGAATAAtttgtaaaaacaaaaacagaaatacTAAAAAGAAACCGAAAGCGGCACCGAACGCTCTCAAAAATGCAAGCATGAATGTAAATTAAAATGTCGAAAAATACACACAATTTGGTCTGCGTAAATTTTCGTTGTAATttgtataaattattaattatttagcAAGCCTATCTGTAAATGAATAATGTTTGGACTGTAAGATAAGAGGACAACTGAAGAGCCACGGGGCTGAG
This window contains:
- the LOC6501200 gene encoding maternal protein pumilio isoform X1 — its product is MKFLGGNDDRNGRGGVGVGSDAIVVGSRGGGVGSQDAADAAGAAAAAAVGYVFQQRPSPGGVGVGVGGVPGVGAVGSNLHDAAAAEFAAHFAQKQQQTRWACGDDGHGIDNPDKWKYNPPMNPVNAAPGGPPGNGSNGGPGAIGTIGMGSGLGSMGGNGGGGAGGNNGGSGTNGGLHHPSMAAAAANMAAMQQAAAVAKHNHMMSQAAAAVAAQQQQHQQHQQQPPHPQQQQQQQAQNQGHPHHLMGGGNGMGNGNGLGIQHQQQQQQQQQQQQQQHPGQYNSNLLSHAAALGHMSSYTQSGGSMYDHHGGAMHPGMNGGMPKPPLGPPGAGGPQDYVYMGGQTTVPMGAAMMPPQNQYMNSSVVAAANRNAAITTSTAKKLWEKSDGKGVTSSTPGGPLNPLQIPGIGDPSSVWKDHTWSTQGENILAPPPSRVYAAHGGASDTSNSGNTGILSPRDSTCAKMVEYVLSGSPTNKESPLSGLEPRLRNLKFDDNDKSHDDKEKANSPFDTNGLKKDDQVSNTNGVVNGIDDDKGFNRTPGSRQPSPAEETLPRPPNLLFPALPPFNHMLMDHGQGMGGGLGGVVGSGNGVGGGGGGAGAGSAYAAHQQMAAQMSQLQPPMMNGVGGGMPMAAQSPMLNHQAAGPNHMESPGNLLQQQNFDVQVGDNVRDDVLSLAFNQNQVSFSETITPDTLIENVQLFRSQNPGLAAVATNAAAAAAAAAAATSAASAAAAVGAPPVPGAQNGTLQQSQQQQQQQQQQMQMAAASQQFLAAQQAQQNAAYAAQQATPYVINPGQEAAPYMGMIAAAQMPQYYGVAPWGMYPGNLIPQQGTQPRRPLTPSQQGAENQPYQVIPAFLDHTGSLLMGGPRTGTPMRLVSPAPVLVPPGAARAGPPPPQAPQLYQPQPQTAQQNLYSQQNGSSVGGLTLNTNSLTGRRDSFDRSTSAFSPSAMDYTSSGVAAASAVNSTVAQAAAAAAAAAAAAARGKWPGAASSAYGALGAATANTSASPLGAPLTPPPSAQSCLLGSRAPGAESRQRQQQQQQQQQLAAVGLPATAAAAQAAVAAAANNMFGSNSSLFSNHLAIPGTAAVAAAAAAAAAANSRQVAATAAAAAAVAAAGGVGGAPPAGRSRLLEDFRNQRYPNLQLRDLVNHIVEFSQDQHGSRFIQQKLERATAAEKQMVFSEILGAAYSLMTDVFGNYVIQKFFEFGTPEQKNTLGMQVKGHVLQLALQMYGCRVIQKALESISPEQQQEIVHELDGHVLKCVKDQNGNHVVQKCIECVDPVALQFIINAFKGQVYSLSTHPYGCRVIQRILEHCTAEQTTPILDELHEHTEQLIQDQYGNYVIQHVLEHGKQEDKSILINSVRGKVLVLSQHKFASNVVEKCVTHATRGERTGLIDEVCTFNDNALHVMMKDQYANYVVQKMIDVSEPTQLKKLMTKIRPHMAALRKYTYGKHINAKLEKYYMKITNPIAVGGAAGGSAAGAGGAAAAVPPSSSAVAVSSAGALVATAIASTSGSNSNTSISCTTTNTTTSSTTNSLGSPSICSVQENGNGMIVEPSSPSASESSSSVVSAAVNSGLGPIGPPTTANGVL
- the LOC6501200 gene encoding maternal protein pumilio isoform X2; amino-acid sequence: MKFLGGNDDRNGRGGVGVGSDAIVVGSRGGGVGSQDAADAAGAAAAAAVGYVFQQRPSPGGVGVGVGGVPGVGAVGSNLHDAAAAEFAAHFAQKQQQTRWACGDDGHGIDNPDKWKYNPPMNPVNAAPGGPPGNGSNGGPGAIGTIGMGSGLGSMGGNGGGGAGGNNGGSGTNGGLHHPSMAAAAANMAAMQQAAAVAKHNHMMSQAAAAVAAQQQQHQQHQQQPPHPQQQQQQQAQNQGHPHHLMGGGNGMGNGNGLGIQHQQQQQQQQQQQQQQHPGQYNSNLLSHAAALGHMSSYTQSGGSMYDHHGGAMHPGMNGGMPKPPLGPPGAGGPQDYVYMGGQTTVPMGAAMMPPQNQYMNSSVVAAANRNAAITTSTAKKLWEKSDGKGVTSSTPGGPLNPLQIPGIGDPSSVWKDHTWSTQGENILAPPPSRVYAAHGGASDTSNSGNTGILSPRDSTCAKMVEYVLSGSPTNKESPLSGLEPRLRNLKFDDNDKSHDDKEKANSPFDTNGLKKDDQVSNTNGVVNGIDDDKGFNRTPGSRQPSPAEETLPRPPNLLFPALPPFNHMLMDHGQGMGGGLGGVVGSGNGVGGGGGGAGAGSAYAAHQQMAAQMSQLQPPMMNGVGGGMPMAAQSPMLNHQAAGPNHMESPGNLLQQQNFDVQVGDNVRDDVLSLAFNQNQQLFRSQNPGLAAVATNAAAAAAAAAAATSAASAAAAVGAPPVPGAQNGTLQQSQQQQQQQQQQMQMAAASQQFLAAQQAQQNAAYAAQQATPYVINPGQEAAPYMGMIAAAQMPQYYGVAPWGMYPGNLIPQQGTQPRRPLTPSQQGAENQPYQVIPAFLDHTGSLLMGGPRTGTPMRLVSPAPVLVPPGAARAGPPPPQAPQLYQPQPQTAQQNLYSQQNGSSVGGLTLNTNSLTGRRDSFDRSTSAFSPSAMDYTSSGVAAASAVNSTVAQAAAAAAAAAAAAARGKWPGAASSAYGALGAATANTSASPLGAPLTPPPSAQSCLLGSRAPGAESRQRQQQQQQQQQLAAVGLPATAAAAQAAVAAAANNMFGSNSSLFSNHLAIPGTAAVAAAAAAAAAANSRQVAATAAAAAAVAAAGGVGGAPPAGRSRLLEDFRNQRYPNLQLRDLVNHIVEFSQDQHGSRFIQQKLERATAAEKQMVFSEILGAAYSLMTDVFGNYVIQKFFEFGTPEQKNTLGMQVKGHVLQLALQMYGCRVIQKALESISPEQQQEIVHELDGHVLKCVKDQNGNHVVQKCIECVDPVALQFIINAFKGQVYSLSTHPYGCRVIQRILEHCTAEQTTPILDELHEHTEQLIQDQYGNYVIQHVLEHGKQEDKSILINSVRGKVLVLSQHKFASNVVEKCVTHATRGERTGLIDEVCTFNDNALHVMMKDQYANYVVQKMIDVSEPTQLKKLMTKIRPHMAALRKYTYGKHINAKLEKYYMKITNPIAVGGAAGGSAAGAGGAAAAVPPSSSAVAVSSAGALVATAIASTSGSNSNTSISCTTTNTTTSSTTNSLGSPSICSVQENGNGMIVEPSSPSASESSSSVVSAAVNSGLGPIGPPTTANGVL
- the LOC6501200 gene encoding maternal protein pumilio isoform X4, whose amino-acid sequence is MKFLGGNDDRNGRGGVGVGSDAIVVGSRGGGVGSQDAADAAGAAAAAAVGYVFQQRPSPGGVGVGVGGVPGVGAVGSNLHDAAAAEFAAHFAQKQQQTRWACGDDGHGIDNPDKWKYNPPMNPVNAAPGGPPGNGSNGGPGAIGTIGMGSGLGSMGGNGGGGAGGNNGGSGTNGGLHHPSMAAAAANMAAMQQAAAVAKHNHMMSQAAAAVAAQQQQHQQHQQQPPHPQQQQQQQAQNQGHPHHLMGGGNGMGNGNGLGIQHQQQQQQQQQQQQQQHPGQYNSNLLSHAAALGHMSSYTQSGGSMYDHHGGAMHPGMNGGMPKPPLGPPGAGGPQDYVYMGGQTTVPMGAAMMPPQNQYMNSSVVAAANRNAAITTSTAKKLWEKSDGKGVTSSTPGGPLNPLQIPGIGDPSSVWKDHTWSTQGENILAPPPSRVYAAHGGASDTSNSGNTGILSPRDSTCAKMVEYVLSGSPTNKESPLSGLEPRLRNLKFDDNDKSHDDKEKANSPFDTNGLKKDDQVSNTNGVVNGIDDDKGFNRTPGSRQPSPAEETLPRPPNLLFPALPPFNHMLMDHGQGMGGGLGGVVGSGNGVGGGGGGAGAGSAYAAHQQMAAQMSQLQPPMMNGVGGGMPMAAQSPMLNHQAAGPNHMESPGNLLQQQNFDVQVGDNQLFRSQNPGLAAVATNAAAAAAAAAAATSAASAAAAVGAPPVPGAQNGTLQQSQQQQQQQQQQMQMAAASQQFLAAQQAQQNAAYAAQQATPYVINPGQEAAPYMGMIAAAQMPQYYGVAPWGMYPGNLIPQQGTQPRRPLTPSQQGAENQPYQVIPAFLDHTGSLLMGGPRTGTPMRLVSPAPVLVPPGAARAGPPPPQAPQLYQPQPQTAQQNLYSQQNGSSVGGLTLNTNSLTGRRDSFDRSTSAFSPSAMDYTSSGVAAASAVNSTVAQAAAAAAAAAAAAARGKWPGAASSAYGALGAATANTSASPLGAPLTPPPSAQSCLLGSRAPGAESRQRQQQQQQQQQLAAVGLPATAAAAQAAVAAAANNMFGSNSSLFSNHLAIPGTAAVAAAAAAAAAANSRQVAATAAAAAAVAAAGGVGGAPPAGRSRLLEDFRNQRYPNLQLRDLVNHIVEFSQDQHGSRFIQQKLERATAAEKQMVFSEILGAAYSLMTDVFGNYVIQKFFEFGTPEQKNTLGMQVKGHVLQLALQMYGCRVIQKALESISPEQQQEIVHELDGHVLKCVKDQNGNHVVQKCIECVDPVALQFIINAFKGQVYSLSTHPYGCRVIQRILEHCTAEQTTPILDELHEHTEQLIQDQYGNYVIQHVLEHGKQEDKSILINSVRGKVLVLSQHKFASNVVEKCVTHATRGERTGLIDEVCTFNDNALHVMMKDQYANYVVQKMIDVSEPTQLKKLMTKIRPHMAALRKYTYGKHINAKLEKYYMKITNPIAVGGAAGGSAAGAGGAAAAVPPSSSAVAVSSAGALVATAIASTSGSNSNTSISCTTTNTTTSSTTNSLGSPSICSVQENGNGMIVEPSSPSASESSSSVVSAAVNSGLGPIGPPTTANGVL